Genomic window (Rathayibacter sp. VKM Ac-2760):
GTGAAGAGGTCGAAGCGCCGGTGCGGCAGTCGAGCGGCCGCGGCGACGAGGGTGCCGAAGTCGCGGCCGCGATCGACGCCGGCCGCGAGCACCTCGAACCGCTTCGGCCGCTCGGGACCGGGCGCGTAGTAGTCCGCGTCGACCCCGAAGCCGATCGGGACGACCCTGCGCTCGTCGACCCCGTGCCGGGCGAAGACCTCGCGCTGGTTCGCGCTGAGCACGAGGATCCGGTCGACGCCCGCGGCGGCCCGGAGCACCCGGCGCCGCCGCTCCGGTGTGCCGGTGCGCAGCTCCTCCGCCCACCAGCAGGAGAGCACGACGAGCGGCGTCCGCGCGTACGGCGGGAGGCCGGCGCGGCGCAGTAGCGCGGGGAACTCGGCCTCCGGCTCCAGCACCGCAAGCACCGCGTCGGCCGACGCGACCGCGCGCAGCGAGCGCAGCTGGGTGTCGAGCGCGAGCCCGGAGCGGTGCTCGGCGACGTCGCGGAGCTTCACGTGCGCGGGCCGGGCCGCGTGCCCCTTGGCGAGCAGCCGGGTCTCGGAGTCGCGGAGCAGATCGGCGCGATAGGGCAGCCGCCCGCGCAGATACGGCTCGCCGGGGCGGGCGAGGATCGAGGAGTGCTTGAGGAAGAGACCGAGAATGCGGAGCGGGCGGGAATCATCCCTGGCACGGGTCATGAAAGAGAAGACCTCTCCGAGAAGAAGTCGGGACTTCTCGGACCTGATTCGCGATGAGTCATTCCGCCCCCTTCTCCTCGAGACTGCGCAGAAATTCCCGCACTCTTCTCCGGCCCGCTTCCGGCGAGAACTCCTCGCTCCAGCGCGCGTGCCTTCCGGCCGTCTCCGCGAGCCTTTCCTCGATCGTCGCGCCACGCAGAGCCGCGGCCAGCATCCCGGCGTCTCCCGCCGGAATCCTGTCGCTGATCGACGGACCACTGACCTCCATCAGCGCACCGGCATCGCTCACCAGCACCGGCAGCCGGGCGGACATCGCCTCCGCGACCACGAGACCGAACGATTCCGGCTCGACCGAGGGCACCACCACGAGGTCCACCCGCGCGAAGAAGTCGGCCGGCGCGAGCCATCCCGGCCGGTCCACGAGCGCCGCGACCGGCGCGAGAGCCGCCTCGACCTCGCGGCGCGCCCGCTCCGAGACGAACCGCGGCTCGCCGGCCAGCAGCAGGCGGTGGGCGCCCGGCTCCGCCGCCTCGAGCAGCGCGAGCGCCTCGGCGAGCACGACCACGCCTTTCGCGACGGAGGGACGGCCGAGGAAGCCCAGCACGGTGACCCCGTCGCGCTGCTCCCGCCGCCCGGCCGGCTGGACGGGCGCGCACCAGTTCTCCAGCACGCTCGCCCCGCGCACGGCGGCGGCGAGGAACCGCGACGGCACCACCGTGGCCAGCGCCCCCGCCCGGGCGAGCGGCACGAGTGCCCGCTGCGCCCCGTGCGGGAGCTGATGCAGGTGCACCACCCGGCGCCCGCGCCCGGCGGTCGCGACCGCGGGCACCAGCCCGTTGCACCAGAGCACCCCCGCGCGCGAGGACGCGTCCCAGCGCCGCAGCGCGCGCATCCAGCCGCGGCGGCCCGACGCCTCCAGCTCGACGACCCGGTGCCCCGCCGCCCGGGCCGCGGCGACGAGCCGGCCCGGCTGCGAGGGGCCGACGACGGTTACCGCGACCCCGAGCTCCTCGAGTGCCGCGGCGAGGCTCAGCAGCATCACCTCGCCGCCGCCGATGTCGCCGTTGTTGGTGGCGAGGACCACGCCGTCGCGCCACAGACCGTCGCGCCACAAACCGTCGCGCCACAGGCCGTCGCGCCACAGGCCGTCGCTCATCCGCCACTCCCCGATCGATCCGCGCCGCACCCGGGCCCGGACTGCTCCCCACGCTAGGACGACCGAGCGCGCCGCGAGGGCGACTGGGATACTGACCGGATGGAGCTCGTGACCGTTCTCTTCGCCGAGGAGGCGGTCCCGCTGCTGACGGCGTTCGTGCACCGGCGGGCCGAGTCGGCCGGGCTGCGCGCCCTCGTGCTCAAGGGCCCGATCGCCGACGCGGACGGGCTGCGGCCACCCCGCGCCTCGGGCGACGTCGACGTGCTCGTGCCGCCGACCGAGCTGGCGGCCCTGCTCGCGCTGCTCGCCGAGGACGGCTGGACCGCGCGCCCGTGGCCGGACGGGCCGACCCTCGCCGAGAAGCACTCCCGCAGCTACCGGCACCCGGACTGGCCGGTCGACATCGACGTGCACTGGCGCTGGCCGGGGTTCCTCGTGCCCCCGGCCGAGGCCTTCGAGAGCCTGTGGGCCCGCCGGCGGACCGTCGAGATCGCGGGCCGGCCGGTGGCGGCGATCGGGGTCGTCGACATGGCGCTGGTGCTGGCGCTGCACTCGCTCCGGGACGCCTGGCAGATCACCGATCCGCGGCACACCGGGCCCTCCGACTACGAGCTGCTCGTCGAGGCGGTCGCCGCCCGGTCCGCCCTGCACGCCCCGCTCGGGCGCGTCGCGGAGTCGCTCGGCGCCGTGCCGACCGCCGCGCCGTTCCTGAGCGCGCTCGGCATCGAGGCCCGGGCGGGCGATGCTCCGGCCGAGGAGCTGCGCGCCTGGCGGCTCGGCGCGGTCTGAAGCACGCGGCCGCGGGCTGGGTCGAGGCCCTCCGCGCCGCCCCCTGCCGCGCGCGCGCCCCGCGCTGCTGCGCCGCGCCCTGTTCCCCTCCGCCGCCGCCGCCCTGCGCGCCGCCGACCCGAGCATCGGCCCGAGCCGCCGCGACGTCGCGGCGGGCTGGTGGCGGCGCTTCCGCCGCGGAGTCCGCACCGCTCCCGAGGCCTGGCGGCTCCTGCGGCACGCCGACGGCGCCGACGGGACCGCCGCATGAGCGCGCGGGAGCTCACCGTCGCGCCCTTCGGGCTCGGCGTGCGGCTGAGCTTCGACGAGACCGTCCCCGACGCCGTGATCGCGTCGGTGCAGGAGTCGTGGAGTGACGTGACCGACGTCGCGGAACGCCCGGGCACCGCGCACCGCATCGCGATGACCGAGCCCGTGGGGATCGCGGGCGTGATCGCGCAGCCGAGCGAGGAGGCGCTGGCCGAGCACATCGGCGCGGCGCTCACCGTCGCCGCCGCCGACGCCTGCCGGGGGCGGCTGCTCAGCATCCACGCCTCCGCCCTCGCCCTGCCCGACGGGCGGGTCGTCGCCTTCACCGGGCGCCCCGGGGCCGGCAAGTCGACGCTGATCAGCCTGGCGGGCCGCCGCTACGGCTACGTGACCGACGAGACGGTCGCCGTCCGGCGCGACGGAACGGTCCTGCCGTTCCGGAAGCCGATCGCCCTGCACGCCGACGGCTCGGGCTGGAAGCGGCACCGCTCCCCCGCCGCCTCGGGGATGCTCCCGCTGCCCGAGGCGCCCCTGCGGCTCGCCGGCCTGTGGCTGCTCGCCCGCGACCCGCACGGACCCGACGAGCCCGAGCTCGAGGACGTCGGCTTCGACGAGGCGCTGCGCGCCCTCCTGCCCGAGCTGAGCTGGTTCGCCGAGCTGCCCTCGGCGCTGCACCACCTCGCCGACCTGGTCGACGCGATCGGCGGCGTGCGGCGGCTGCGCTACCGCGAGGCGGAGTCGGTGCTGCCGCTGCTCGTGGGCGTCGGCGAGCCCGCGGCCGTCCAGCGGACGGAGCCGGGAGTTTCGGCGAACGCTCCGGCAGCGCCCGGCGCCTTCCGCCGCGATGCCCGCACCGAGTGGATCGAGCGCGACGGCGTCGTCTCCTGCCTTCGCGGGAGCCTCGTCGAGTCGCTGACCGGGATCGCCCCAGCGCTCTGGCGCGCACTGGGGCACCCGGCGACGCTCGAGGAGCTGACGGCGGCCGTCGTCGCCGAGCACGGCGCCCCGCCGGAGGGCGAGGCGCAGGAGCCGGTGGCGGCGGTGCTCGCCGAGCTGGCCGAGCGCGGGCTGGTCGAGCGGACGGCCTCCCCGGACTGAGGCCGGGCGGCGCGTCCTCCCCCCGGAGAGCGCGCCGCCCGCACCGTGCCGCCCGAACGGCATCACCCGATCAGCACCACCCGATCAGGACTGTGGACAGCCGGCTAGGGCTGTGGAGTGTTCTCGCCGCCCGACCCGCGGGCGAGGAACAGGTCGAGCAGGTTCGCCGCGCCGACCGCCCGGATGTAGAGCGCCGCGACGTCGAATCGGCCGACCGGCAGGCTCTCGAAGGCGGCGGGGCCGGTCGGGTTGGTCGAGCGGTTCTGCGCGTTGACGTCGATCTGGATGAGGTCCCGCAGGGCGTTGAACAGCGGGGTCAGCAGGAGCGTCTGCAGCGACGAGACGGCTGTCAGGAGCGTCCCGTTCAGCACCGTGTTCAGGAGTCCGTTGACGGTGGTGGCGACCCCTCCCGTCGCGTTCCGGAGCACCGTGCCGTTGAGAACGATGTTGTCCTGAATGCGGGCGGTGAGGGTGCTGACCAGCGCTGTCGTGAAGTTGGTGACGGCGGCCGTCGGCAGCGTGAGGTTGTTGTCGACGAAGAGGGTCGAGTTCGGCGGCAGGCTGTTGAAGTAGGCGGCATAGGTGCCGAACGGGACGTTGCCCGGCTGGCCCGGCGCCGGCCCGAACAGCGACAGGAGGTCGATCGTGATCGTCGCGGGCGTGACTCCGAGCTGCGCCTGGATCGGCTGCCCCGCCCCGGGGATGTTGCCGTCGAAGATCGCAGCGCTGTCGATGACGATGGTGTTGAACGGAATGGCGTTGACCGTGTTCTGCACCAGCGTGAGCACGTTCGACACGAGGGTGACGATCGCCCCGAGCAGCGGCGACGCCGCCACCAGGTTCAGCCGTCCGATCTGGTAGTCGCGCACGACGGTGGTCGCGGTCGGCACGCAGAGCGAATCGAGCAGCGCCCGGCCGATGAGGGCGCCGATCTGCAGCCGCAGGTCGGTGACCTGCCCGACGAGACCCGCGGCGGGCGATCCGGCGAGACCGGTGAGGATCGTCCGCAGGTCGAGGGTCGCGAAGTCGGGGAAGGTCGCCGCTCCGGGGTTGTCGAAGACCAGGGCTCCGCCGTTGGTGACCGCGCCCGATGCACCGCGCACCTGCCCGTTGATGTTGGCCTGCGCGTACTGGTTCAGGACGCCGGCGTCGGCCGGTGCGACGATCGAGAGGATGCTGGAGAGCAGGCGGGTCGTCCCGCCGATGTTGACGTTGATCGAGTTGAGGGCGGAGACGTCCGCCGCGCCCGTCCGCAGGTCGACCGGACTGCCCTGGTCGGGCGCGAGAGCGCGCTGCCCCTGGAGTTCGACCACGTTGTCGAGGTTGATCCCCACCAGGAAGCCGCTGAGGAGGATGCCGCGCGCCTGCGCCCGGAACGTCGTCCCGTCGGGGAAGCAGCTGACCGAGGCCGCGGAGGCGGACTGCGCGGCCATGATCGCCGGCACCGACCAGGCGGCACCCGCGACGACCGTGCGCCGGGCGACCCCGAGGCCGTTGCTCCCGTTGCTCCTGGTCTTCTTGCCGCTCATCCCAGTGGATTCGAGCGGAGTGGACTCCGTCATGTGCGGCCCTTTCCGGGGGATCGACAGATCACCCTCATGGTGGTGTCGGAGGCGAATCTAACGAAGGAATTCCGAGGCCAGTGCCTCTGGCGGATTTCTACTTCTCCTGGCGGCGATGCGCGGGAGTCGCGAATGGGTGAGGATCGATTGTTCCGACAGCAGAGGACGGATGAATGCCGCGACTCGATCCCCGTGCGCGTCACTGGCGCCGGCACCCCGACGCCGCCTTCGTCGACCTGCACGGGCGCGTCCTCGTCCTGCCGCTGGCAGCGTCGCCGCTCGGCAGCCCGTACGCGATGCGGGCGAGCGTGGCGGAGACCTGGCGGGCCCTCGGCGACGAGGCGCAGAGCTTCGCCGAGCTCGCCGACCGGCTCGCCGAGCTGCACACCGTCGCGGCGGAGGAGATCGCCGACGACCTCGCCGGGATCCTGACCGAGATGGAGCAGCTGCTGCTCGTCGAGGGCCTCGAGGGCCCGGAGCACCACCGATGAGGGCCAGCGTGATCGTCCCCAGCTACGCCGGTGCCGCCCGCCTGCCGCGCCTGCTCGCCGCCCTCGCCGCGCAGTCGCACCCCGAGCTCGAGGTCGTCGTCGTCCTCGACGGCGTCGTCGACGACAGCGAGCAGGTGCTGCAGCGCTTCCCCGTCCGTCGCGTCGTGCTGCCCGAGAACCGCGGTCGCTCCGCGGCGCTCAACGCCGGCTTCGCGGCGGCGACGGGCGACGTGCTGATCCGCTGCGACGACGACCTCGAGCCGGCCCCCGGCTGGGCCGCCGCGCACGTCGGCGCGCACGTCGCTCAGCACGGCACCGAGCCGGTCGGCGTCGTCGGCCTCTGCCCGAACGTGTACCCCGACTCGGCCTACGCCCGCGCCTACGGTCGCGACGCCGACGCCCGCTTCCGCGCGCACGCGGCCGCGGTGCCCCCGGCGAGCGCCTGGCGTCTCTGGGGCGGCAACGTCTCGGTCACCCGGAGCACCTTCGACCGGGTCGGCGGCTACGGCGCCGACTACCGCGAGTACGGCTGGGAGGACGTCGACTGGGGCTACCGCCTGCACCGCCTCGGCCTGCCGGTGCGGCTCGAGCCGGGCGCCGAGGCCGCGCACCACGGGGCCTCGACGAGCACCGTGATCCGCAGCCGACGCGCGTTCCTCTCCGGCGCCGCGCGGCGCACCTTCGAGCGGCTGCATCCGGAGGCGAGGACGCCCGAGGAGGCGCCGGCCGGCCCCTGGGACGCGGCCGTCCGCGCGCTCGCCCGCGTCGAGTCGGAGGCGCGGCTCGCCCGCCTCGCCGCCGGAGTCGACGCCGTCCTGCCCGCCGTTCCGCGGGCGATCGGCCGCAAGCTCGTGGCGCTCACGGTCGAGTCCGCGGCGATCGCCGGCTACCAGCGGGCCGGCGCGCGACGTGCTTAGGTGGCGCGCATGCGAGTGCTTCTCATCGGCGGGGCGGGCTACATCGGCAGCCACACCGCCGTCGCGCTCCTGGACGCCGGGCACGAGGTGCTCGTCGTCGACGACCTCTCGCACTCCGGCGCCGGCGCGATCGCCGCGGTCGAGGAGCTGACCGGAGCACGCGTCCCGCTGCTCGTCGCCGACGCCCGCGACGAGGAGCGGCTGGCCCGCTTCGTCCGCGAGCACGCACCCGTCGACGCCGTCGTGCTGCTCGCCGGGCTGAAGGCCGTGGGCGAGTCGGTCGCCCGGCCGCTGGAGTACTACGCGGTGAATCTGGGCATCGCGCTCGCCGCGTTCGCGGTCGCCGAGACCGCCGGGATCCGCACGATCGTCTTCTCCAGCTCGGCGGCGGTGTACCGCGGCGACGGGCCGATGCCGCTCGCGGAGGACGCGCCGACCGGGCTCGATCTGGCCAACCCGTACGGCAAGACCAAGCGGATGATCGAGGAGGTCCTGACCGATCTCGCCCGTGCCGATCTCGCCCGTGCCGATCCGGGCCTTCGCGCCGTGAGCCTGCGCTACTTCAACCCCGTCGGCGCGCACCCCTCCGGGCTGCTCGGCGAGGACCCGCGCGGCGCCCCGAGCAGCCTCCTGCCGCTGGTCTCGCGGGCCGCCGCCGACCCGGAGCACCACGTCGACGTCTTCGGCGACGACTACGACACCCCCGACGGCTCGGGACTGCGCGACTACATCCACGTCGCGGATCTGGCCGCCGGCCACGTCTCCGCGCTCGAGCACGCGCCGGCCGGGCACACGGTCTACAACCTCGGCACGGGGACCCCGACCAGCGTCCTCGAGCTCCTCGACGCGTTCGAGGCGGGCAGCGGCGCCGTCGTCCGGCGGCGCGTCGTGGCCCGCCGCCCGGGCGACGTGGCGGCGAGCTGGGCCGACCCGGGCAAGGCCGCGCGCGAGCTGCACTGGCGCGCGACGCGGACGATCGGCGAGGCCGTGCGCGACCAGTGGAACCGGCAGACCGCGGGCCGCTCCCTCGCCCGCTGACGCCTGCCAGCGGCGCCTTCCGGCGGCGCGGAGAAGGCGATCCCCGCCGCGGTCCCGACGATTCTCGACACCTTTCGAGCGCTTATCGAGCGCTTATCGGCGCCGCGCGGGAATGTCCTCCGTCATTCTGCGACGGCTCCTCCCGGTTGTTCCTCTCCGGCGATATCCGGCGATTAGCTTCTAAGGCATCGTGACCCTCTGAGGGGGCACCGGGCCGATTCGGGAT
Coding sequences:
- a CDS encoding choice-of-anchor G family protein — its product is MSGKKTRSNGSNGLGVARRTVVAGAAWSVPAIMAAQSASAASVSCFPDGTTFRAQARGILLSGFLVGINLDNVVELQGQRALAPDQGSPVDLRTGAADVSALNSINVNIGGTTRLLSSILSIVAPADAGVLNQYAQANINGQVRGASGAVTNGGALVFDNPGAATFPDFATLDLRTILTGLAGSPAAGLVGQVTDLRLQIGALIGRALLDSLCVPTATTVVRDYQIGRLNLVAASPLLGAIVTLVSNVLTLVQNTVNAIPFNTIVIDSAAIFDGNIPGAGQPIQAQLGVTPATITIDLLSLFGPAPGQPGNVPFGTYAAYFNSLPPNSTLFVDNNLTLPTAAVTNFTTALVSTLTARIQDNIVLNGTVLRNATGGVATTVNGLLNTVLNGTLLTAVSSLQTLLLTPLFNALRDLIQIDVNAQNRSTNPTGPAAFESLPVGRFDVAALYIRAVGAANLLDLFLARGSGGENTPQP
- a CDS encoding glycosyltransferase family 4 protein; amino-acid sequence: MTRARDDSRPLRILGLFLKHSSILARPGEPYLRGRLPYRADLLRDSETRLLAKGHAARPAHVKLRDVAEHRSGLALDTQLRSLRAVASADAVLAVLEPEAEFPALLRRAGLPPYARTPLVVLSCWWAEELRTGTPERRRRVLRAAAGVDRILVLSANQREVFARHGVDERRVVPIGFGVDADYYAPGPERPKRFEVLAAGVDRGRDFGTLVAAAARLPHRRFDLFTMPERIAGLALPPNVLLHAPVPVGEHRENLRDAALVVVPTHERAYPTGQSVLLEASGCGTAVAVTRTAAMADYLDDGVTALGLPLHDPAGVAAVIEAALGDDPRRARIAEAGRARVLAEANAERMWAEVRAVLREVTGR
- a CDS encoding glycosyltransferase family 4 protein; its protein translation is MSDGLWRDGLWRDGLWRDGLWRDGVVLATNNGDIGGGEVMLLSLAAALEELGVAVTVVGPSQPGRLVAAARAAGHRVVELEASGRRGWMRALRRWDASSRAGVLWCNGLVPAVATAGRGRRVVHLHQLPHGAQRALVPLARAGALATVVPSRFLAAAVRGASVLENWCAPVQPAGRREQRDGVTVLGFLGRPSVAKGVVVLAEALALLEAAEPGAHRLLLAGEPRFVSERARREVEAALAPVAALVDRPGWLAPADFFARVDLVVVPSVEPESFGLVVAEAMSARLPVLVSDAGALMEVSGPSISDRIPAGDAGMLAAALRGATIEERLAETAGRHARWSEEFSPEAGRRRVREFLRSLEEKGAE
- a CDS encoding PqqD family protein; the encoded protein is MSARELTVAPFGLGVRLSFDETVPDAVIASVQESWSDVTDVAERPGTAHRIAMTEPVGIAGVIAQPSEEALAEHIGAALTVAAADACRGRLLSIHASALALPDGRVVAFTGRPGAGKSTLISLAGRRYGYVTDETVAVRRDGTVLPFRKPIALHADGSGWKRHRSPAASGMLPLPEAPLRLAGLWLLARDPHGPDEPELEDVGFDEALRALLPELSWFAELPSALHHLADLVDAIGGVRRLRYREAESVLPLLVGVGEPAAVQRTEPGVSANAPAAPGAFRRDARTEWIERDGVVSCLRGSLVESLTGIAPALWRALGHPATLEELTAAVVAEHGAPPEGEAQEPVAAVLAELAERGLVERTASPD
- a CDS encoding glycosyltransferase family 2 protein, which gives rise to MRASVIVPSYAGAARLPRLLAALAAQSHPELEVVVVLDGVVDDSEQVLQRFPVRRVVLPENRGRSAALNAGFAAATGDVLIRCDDDLEPAPGWAAAHVGAHVAQHGTEPVGVVGLCPNVYPDSAYARAYGRDADARFRAHAAAVPPASAWRLWGGNVSVTRSTFDRVGGYGADYREYGWEDVDWGYRLHRLGLPVRLEPGAEAAHHGASTSTVIRSRRAFLSGAARRTFERLHPEARTPEEAPAGPWDAAVRALARVESEARLARLAAGVDAVLPAVPRAIGRKLVALTVESAAIAGYQRAGARRA
- the galE gene encoding UDP-glucose 4-epimerase GalE; this translates as MRVLLIGGAGYIGSHTAVALLDAGHEVLVVDDLSHSGAGAIAAVEELTGARVPLLVADARDEERLARFVREHAPVDAVVLLAGLKAVGESVARPLEYYAVNLGIALAAFAVAETAGIRTIVFSSSAAVYRGDGPMPLAEDAPTGLDLANPYGKTKRMIEEVLTDLARADLARADPGLRAVSLRYFNPVGAHPSGLLGEDPRGAPSSLLPLVSRAAADPEHHVDVFGDDYDTPDGSGLRDYIHVADLAAGHVSALEHAPAGHTVYNLGTGTPTSVLELLDAFEAGSGAVVRRRVVARRPGDVAASWADPGKAARELHWRATRTIGEAVRDQWNRQTAGRSLAR
- a CDS encoding PqqD family peptide modification chaperone — encoded protein: MPRLDPRARHWRRHPDAAFVDLHGRVLVLPLAASPLGSPYAMRASVAETWRALGDEAQSFAELADRLAELHTVAAEEIADDLAGILTEMEQLLLVEGLEGPEHHR
- a CDS encoding nucleotidyltransferase family protein codes for the protein MELVTVLFAEEAVPLLTAFVHRRAESAGLRALVLKGPIADADGLRPPRASGDVDVLVPPTELAALLALLAEDGWTARPWPDGPTLAEKHSRSYRHPDWPVDIDVHWRWPGFLVPPAEAFESLWARRRTVEIAGRPVAAIGVVDMALVLALHSLRDAWQITDPRHTGPSDYELLVEAVAARSALHAPLGRVAESLGAVPTAAPFLSALGIEARAGDAPAEELRAWRLGAV